In Macadamia integrifolia cultivar HAES 741 chromosome 13, SCU_Mint_v3, whole genome shotgun sequence, one DNA window encodes the following:
- the LOC122059839 gene encoding uncharacterized protein LOC122059839 yields MEKSSSAIVVSKPETKKFNEKEMYRPWSELADLIIEKIYGGLEFLDKFRTASVCVSWRNAAPEFARRRPQKLVPWLILSYDVQTEALGLLNFHENMIHHIRIPHINMKLCCGSSQGWLFMFDDAQYNHCFLLNPITKARIHLPPLNIELLPHDVVKVILSSDPKISEEWIVVACVASRGLIFYKSTFMSWSFASPEDRLWYPLDDRDIVIYGRRVYALEILHSLSIYDMDHLICILEGSAVSPFYDLHHTTDPYISYLVESNGEIFLIARFFKNIRNPCTACDSLSFGECFECQSASFHYVTLKFLLFKLKLNYDERRKRTDYVWVKQSSLGVDQALFLSKSGSISISTIESPGVHGDSVYFTNDLHPETGKLFDRGIYHIQDGQCEPLIQIDSYPSDFPSVWITPSI; encoded by the coding sequence atggagaagtcaTCATCAGCTATTGTTGTTTCTAAGCCTGAAACAAAGAAGTTCAACGAGAAGGAAATGTATCGGCCATGGTCTGAACTCGCAGATCTAATTATTGAGAAGATCTATGGTGGTCTGGAATTCCTAGATAAATTCCGGACGGCATCGGTCTGTGTCTCGTGGAGAAATGCTGCTCCGGAGTTCGCGAGACGCCGTCCTCAGAAGCTAGTTCCATGGCTAATCCTCTCTTATGATGTACAAACAGAGGCTCTAGGTCTTCTCAacttccatgagaatatgatccACCACATAAGGATACCGCACATCAATATGAAATTATGCTGCGGTTCATCACAAGGGTGGTTGTTTATGTTCGATGACGCACAATACAACCATTGCTTCCTATTGAATCCAATCACCAAAGCTCGAATCCATCTTCCACCTCTCAATATTGAACTGCTACCTCATGATGTTGTTAAGGTAATCTTGTCTTCCGATCCTAAGATCAGTGAAGAATGGATAGTTGTTGCTTGTGTAGCATCACGTGGGTTAATCTTCTACAAATCAACTTTCATGTCATGGTCCTTTGCGTCACCAGAAGACAGATTATGGTATCCTTTGGATGATAGAGACATTGTAATTTATGGTAGAAGAGTTTATGCTCTTGAAATATTACATTCACTTTCGATTTATGATATGGATCATCTAATATGCATCCTCGAGGGTTCTGCAGTTTCACCATTCTATGATCTTCATCACACCACCGATCCGTATATTAGCTACTTGGTGGAATCAAATGGAGAAATATTTCTGATTGCGAGGTTCTTTAAGAATATCAGGAACCCATGCACTGCCTGTGATAGCTTATCGTTTGGGGAGTGCTTTGAATGCCAATCTGCAAGTTTTCATTATGTAACtttaaaatttcttttgttCAAGTTGAAACTGAACTACGacgaaaggagaaagaggacaGATTATGTCTGGGTCAAACAATCAAGTCTGGGAGTCGATCAAGCACTGTTTCTAAGCAAAAGTGGCTCCATATCAATCTCAACTATAGAGAGCCCAGGGGTGCATGGTGATTCTGTATATTTCACAAATGACTTGCATCCAGAGACAGGTAAGCTTTTCGATAGAGGAATCTACCATATCCAGGATGGCCAGTGCGAACCCCTTATTCAGATCGACTCCTATCCTTCCGACTTTCCTTCAGTGTGGATCACACCCTCAATTTGA
- the LOC122058745 gene encoding bidirectional sugar transporter SWEET3b-like isoform X2: MSRRMEDQIHLALGIAGNVTSVLLYSAPILTFKRIIQKRSTEEFSGVIFESAYVLIYIWFASANRKRILAILMVVAVIMVVSITTLVSTFALHDHHHRKLFVGSIGIVFTVGMYASPLVVVKRVIQTKSVEFMPFYLSLFSFLNTLLWGLYGLLAHDPFIGLPSVLGCPLSFLQLMLYYIYRNREIREKNDTDLENNGRKNEFQLP, translated from the exons ATGAGTAGAAGAATGGAAGATCAAATACATTTGGCACTCGGCATAGCAG GCAATGTCACTTCTGTGCTCCTTTATTCAGCTCCAAT TTTAACTTTTAAAAGGATCATACAAAAGCGAAGCACGGAGGAATTTTCCG GGGTAATTTTTGAGTCTGCCTACGTTCTCATTTATATTTGGTTCGCTTCTGCAAAtagaaag AGAATATTGGCTATTTTGATGGTGGTGGCTGTGATAATGGTCGTCTCCATCACTACATTAGTCTCGACATTTGCTTTGCATGATCACCATCACCGGAAGCTTTTTGTAGGGAGCATCGGGATCGTGTTTACTGTAGGGATGTATGCTTCTCCATTGGTTGTTGTG AAGCGAGTAATACAGACAAAAAGCGTGGAGTTCATGCCATTCTACTTATCCTTGTTTTCATTCCTCAACACTTTACTCTGGGGGCTATATGGACTATTGGCCCATGATCCTTTCATTGGG CTCCCCAGTGTCTTGGGTTGTCCCCTAAGTTTCCTCCAACTTATGTTATACTACATCTACCGGAATCGTGAAATTCGCGAAAAAAATGATACAGATCTAGAGAATAATGGCAGGAAAAATGAATTTCAGCTACCGTAG
- the LOC122058745 gene encoding bidirectional sugar transporter SWEET3b-like isoform X1, producing the protein MSRRMEDQIHLALGIAGNVTSVLLYSAPILTFKRIIQKRSTEEFSGVPYIVFLLSALLYFWYGLPVVSYKWENITVVTICGAGVIFESAYVLIYIWFASANRKRILAILMVVAVIMVVSITTLVSTFALHDHHHRKLFVGSIGIVFTVGMYASPLVVVKRVIQTKSVEFMPFYLSLFSFLNTLLWGLYGLLAHDPFIGLPSVLGCPLSFLQLMLYYIYRNREIREKNDTDLENNGRKNEFQLP; encoded by the exons ATGAGTAGAAGAATGGAAGATCAAATACATTTGGCACTCGGCATAGCAG GCAATGTCACTTCTGTGCTCCTTTATTCAGCTCCAAT TTTAACTTTTAAAAGGATCATACAAAAGCGAAGCACGGAGGAATTTTCCGGTGTCCCGtacattgtttttcttttatcagCTCTACTGTACTTTTGGTATGGATTGCCTGTTGTGAGTTACAAGTGGGAAAATATCACCGTAGTCACTATATGTGGTGCAGGGGTAATTTTTGAGTCTGCCTACGTTCTCATTTATATTTGGTTCGCTTCTGCAAAtagaaag AGAATATTGGCTATTTTGATGGTGGTGGCTGTGATAATGGTCGTCTCCATCACTACATTAGTCTCGACATTTGCTTTGCATGATCACCATCACCGGAAGCTTTTTGTAGGGAGCATCGGGATCGTGTTTACTGTAGGGATGTATGCTTCTCCATTGGTTGTTGTG AAGCGAGTAATACAGACAAAAAGCGTGGAGTTCATGCCATTCTACTTATCCTTGTTTTCATTCCTCAACACTTTACTCTGGGGGCTATATGGACTATTGGCCCATGATCCTTTCATTGGG CTCCCCAGTGTCTTGGGTTGTCCCCTAAGTTTCCTCCAACTTATGTTATACTACATCTACCGGAATCGTGAAATTCGCGAAAAAAATGATACAGATCTAGAGAATAATGGCAGGAAAAATGAATTTCAGCTACCGTAG
- the LOC122060206 gene encoding F-box protein At2g05970-like produces the protein MENSSSAIVVSNPETKISKKEMYRPWSELTDPIIEVIYSDLDFIDKFRMASVCISWRNVAPWFARRRPQQLIPWLLFFHDAPTEALVLLNLPENMVHQIRIPRINMKLCCGSSEGWLFMLDDARENHCFLLNPFTKARIQLPPLSIDPPNAIRKVILSSDPRINEDWMVVVHLTIHGLVFCKSGYSSWSTGPPRNRFWYPYDDRDIIFFEGKVYALGMLHSLWIFDMEPQKYILKGSAVAPSYDLYRNTDPVDDGYISYLVASDGDVFLISRFLKNIRKPCTACESLSTECIECQAAINHYVTLNFLVYKLKENNDRRRRTEYVWARQSSLGVNRALFLSKRGSTSVSTIETPGLHGNCIYFTNDLHPETTKSCDIGIYNLEDDQIERLIQLDSYPLEFPLIWITPSI, from the coding sequence ATGGAGAACTCATCATCAGCTATTGTTGTTTCTAACCCTGAAACAAAGATCAGCAAAAAGGAAATGTATCGGCCATGGTCTGAACTCACAGATCCAATTATTGAGGTGATCTATAGTGATCTGGATTTCATAGATAAATTCCGGATGGCATCGGTCTGTATCTCGTGGAGAAATGTTGCTCCGTGGTTCGCGAGACGCCGTCCTCAGCAGCTAATTCCATGGCTACTCTTCTTTCATGATGCACCAACGGAAGCTCTTGTTCTTCTCAACCTTCCAGAGAATATGGTCCACCAAATAAGAATACCCCGGATCAATATGAAACTATGCTGTGGTTCCTCAGAAGGTTGGTTGTTTATGTTGGATGATGCACGGGAAAACCATTGCTTCTTATTGAATCCATTCACCAAAGCAAGAATCCAACTTCCACCTCTCAGTATTGATCCGCCGAATGCTATTCGTAAGGTGATCTTATCTTCTGATCCTAGGATCAATGAAGATTGGATGGTTGTTGTGCACTTAACAATCCATGGTCTAGTCTTCTGCAAATCAGGTTACAGTTCATGGTCCACTGGGCCACCAAGGAACAGATTTTGGTATCCTTATGATGATAGGGACATCATATTTTTTGAAGGAAAAGTTTATGCTCTTGGTATGTTGCATTCACTATGGATTTTTGATATGGAACCTCAAAAATACATCCTCAAGGGTTCTGCAGTTGCTCCATCCTATGATCTTTATCGCAACACTGATCCTGTCGACGACGGGTATATTAGCTATTTGGTGGCATCAGATGGTGATGTATTTCTGATTTCGAGGTTCTTGAAGAACATCAGGAAGCCTTGCACTGCCTGTGAAAGCTTGTCCACTGAGTGCATTGAATGCCAAGCTGCAATTAACCATTATGTAACCCTAAATTTTCTGGTATACAAGTTGAAAGAGAACaatgatagaagaagaaggacaGAATATGTCTGGGCCAGACAATCAAGTCTGGGAGTCAATCGAGCACTGTTTCTAAGCAAAAGGGGTTCTACATCAGTCTCAACTATTGAGACCCCGGGGCTGCATGGTAATTGCATTTACTTTACAAATGATCTGCATCCAGAAACAACTAAGTCTTGTGATATAGGTATCTACAATTTAGAGGATGACCAGATCGAACGCCTTATTCAGTTGGATTCCTATCCTTTAGAGTTTCCTTTAATTTGGATCACACCCTCAATTTGA